In the genome of Deinococcus deserti VCD115, one region contains:
- a CDS encoding nucleotidyltransferase domain-containing protein, translating to MSVPALAPLVAARLMEVPGVRGVALGGSHVTGTAVTGSDIDLCLAYDVRHPFDLHALNALCQELDDTGEAQASVPGGWGPWVNGGAWLTVQGQRVDVIYREVGRVARSVQDACAGRVELYTQIGHPHGIHAHHYAAELASCQLLHDPSGELARLQTQVRVYPAALASALEAHYGWQPGFWLDAADKGMRRGDRHYAQGCVYQALMAMVQVVCARHRVWLLNEKGALLRAGSLPAAPDDFTRRALGALTTADTADLRALAAEMAEAR from the coding sequence ATGTCTGTTCCTGCGCTGGCTCCGCTGGTGGCTGCCCGCCTGATGGAAGTGCCTGGTGTGCGGGGCGTAGCCTTGGGTGGTTCCCATGTCACTGGCACCGCTGTGACTGGCTCCGACATAGACCTGTGCCTGGCCTATGACGTCCGCCACCCCTTTGACCTGCACGCCTTGAACGCCCTGTGCCAGGAACTGGACGATACCGGCGAGGCCCAGGCGAGTGTTCCGGGTGGTTGGGGACCCTGGGTCAATGGGGGCGCCTGGCTAACCGTACAGGGGCAGCGGGTGGATGTGATCTACCGAGAGGTGGGCCGCGTGGCGCGCAGCGTGCAGGATGCCTGCGCCGGGCGCGTCGAACTGTATACCCAGATTGGTCACCCACACGGCATCCACGCGCATCATTACGCAGCCGAACTTGCCTCGTGCCAGCTGCTGCACGATCCATCAGGCGAACTTGCGCGGCTCCAGACTCAGGTGAGGGTCTATCCGGCGGCTCTGGCCTCTGCCCTGGAGGCGCATTACGGCTGGCAGCCCGGCTTCTGGCTGGACGCGGCTGACAAGGGCATGCGTCGCGGCGACCGGCATTACGCCCAGGGCTGTGTGTATCAGGCCTTGATGGCCATGGTGCAGGTCGTCTGTGCGCGCCACCGGGTCTGGCTGCTCAATGAAAAAGGTGCGCTGCTCCGGGCGGGGTCGCTTCCTGCTGCGCCTGACGACTTCACGCGCAGAGCCCTTGGGGCATTGACCACGGCAGATACAGCTGACCTGCGCGCCCTTGCTGCAGAGATGGCTGAAGCCCGATAA
- the glp gene encoding gephyrin-like molybdotransferase Glp, which yields MTTTHPEGGFPMFVSVPQARDLLRALLPDPGTETLPLAAAYGRTLAKALDARVSHPSATESALDGIACREADTLAAFSEALVRLRVVGESRAGLPYSGEVQSGECVRIYTGAPLPPGTDAICPVEQLDDDGPDHVCLRRPARPEDVRHEGSDFSAGEAVMPAGLRLTAPRLALAAALGHAEVTVHRALRVALLSTGDEVVAPGEPLARGQVYDSNRVGLHAMLRECGCEVIPLDHAADTPAALQQALTEAGGADLLLTSGGVSMGRYDLLRDLLIGEGQVAFWKVRMRPGGPAILGGWHGLPIFGLPGNPVSSLVVFHVIVRPALTGQPLQMLRLRAATAFRTLPDKTAFWRGVIDSGEVRDYGAQGSGMLRSLSEANALVVVPEGHPVNAGDDVDVILL from the coding sequence ATGACCACCACCCACCCGGAAGGCGGGTTTCCCATGTTTGTCAGCGTGCCGCAGGCGCGCGACCTGTTACGTGCCCTGCTGCCGGACCCTGGAACCGAGACCCTGCCCCTGGCCGCAGCGTATGGCCGGACACTGGCCAAAGCACTCGACGCGCGCGTGAGTCATCCGAGCGCCACTGAAAGTGCTCTGGACGGCATTGCCTGCCGGGAGGCAGACACGCTGGCTGCTTTTTCTGAGGCCCTGGTGCGGCTGCGCGTGGTGGGGGAGAGCCGGGCCGGACTGCCGTATTCCGGTGAGGTGCAGTCCGGCGAATGCGTGCGGATCTATACCGGAGCGCCCCTGCCACCTGGTACGGACGCAATCTGCCCGGTTGAACAGCTCGACGACGATGGCCCAGACCATGTGTGCCTGCGCCGCCCGGCCCGCCCGGAAGATGTCCGACATGAGGGGAGTGACTTCTCTGCGGGTGAGGCGGTGATGCCTGCCGGGCTGAGGTTGACGGCCCCAAGACTGGCGCTGGCTGCCGCCCTGGGCCACGCGGAGGTCACAGTCCACCGGGCGCTACGGGTGGCGCTGCTGAGCACCGGCGATGAGGTGGTTGCTCCAGGCGAGCCTCTGGCACGTGGACAGGTTTATGACAGCAACCGGGTGGGGCTGCACGCCATGCTGCGGGAATGCGGCTGTGAAGTGATCCCGCTGGACCACGCGGCAGACACCCCGGCTGCCCTGCAACAGGCCCTGACAGAGGCAGGAGGAGCAGATCTGCTGCTCACCTCCGGCGGAGTCAGTATGGGCCGCTATGACCTGCTGCGCGACCTGCTGATCGGAGAGGGACAGGTGGCATTCTGGAAGGTGCGTATGCGTCCCGGAGGCCCCGCGATTTTGGGTGGCTGGCACGGCCTGCCCATTTTCGGACTTCCCGGCAATCCGGTCAGCAGCCTGGTGGTGTTCCACGTGATCGTGCGCCCGGCCCTGACCGGTCAGCCGCTCCAGATGTTGCGCCTGCGGGCTGCGACAGCCTTCCGGACGCTGCCCGACAAGACTGCATTCTGGCGCGGCGTGATCGACTCCGGAGAGGTCCGGGACTACGGTGCCCAGGGCAGCGGCATGCTGCGCTCTCTCAGCGAGGCCAACGCCCTGGTGGTGGTTCCGGAAGGGCACCCGGTCAATGCTGGCGACGATGTGGATGTGATTCTGCTCTAG
- a CDS encoding TrmB family transcriptional regulator, whose amino-acid sequence MSAVIHLQALGLTEYEARAYTALLALGRAVPARVARQAGIPRPKIYETLERLEGRGLAAKVGQNPLEYAPLSAREYLARARRSFDDRLGALDRDLSRLAPDPAPEAVYHLYGEAAIRSLCEDLTLNARQHIYMAGEPALADMLERLTPRGVTLHRTHLTNLPAIAAHGQRAFLLARDGEAALIAHFIEEGGAGEAHGVHTHNPVIIHLIEGYVDLASQHLAVPR is encoded by the coding sequence ATGAGTGCCGTGATTCACCTCCAAGCGCTGGGCCTCACCGAGTATGAGGCCCGTGCCTACACCGCCTTGCTGGCCCTGGGACGTGCGGTGCCGGCCCGCGTGGCTCGCCAGGCCGGCATTCCCCGCCCGAAGATCTACGAGACGCTCGAGCGTCTGGAAGGCCGCGGCCTGGCAGCCAAGGTGGGCCAGAACCCCCTGGAGTACGCTCCCCTGAGTGCCCGCGAGTACCTCGCCCGTGCCCGGCGTTCCTTCGACGACCGCTTGGGCGCCCTGGACCGTGACCTGTCACGGCTGGCGCCCGATCCGGCGCCTGAAGCGGTGTACCACCTGTACGGGGAGGCCGCTATCCGCAGCCTGTGCGAGGACCTGACGCTCAATGCACGGCAGCATATTTACATGGCTGGAGAACCGGCCCTGGCCGACATGCTCGAGCGCCTGACACCCAGAGGCGTCACGCTTCACCGGACCCACCTGACCAATCTGCCTGCCATCGCAGCACATGGACAGCGGGCCTTTCTGCTGGCCCGTGACGGCGAGGCCGCACTAATTGCCCACTTTATCGAGGAGGGCGGTGCTGGCGAGGCGCATGGGGTTCACACCCATAATCCCGTGATTATTCATCTGATTGAGGGTTATGTGGACCTGGCCTCTCAGCACCTGGCCGTCCCCCGTTGA
- a CDS encoding CAP domain-containing protein has translation MPPQSPPSRPEAADDLPLTSLQKGPHAALVSLNAVRALALLPPVGWQDEWAAQCSAHARYLVRADRAEHRQDPANPHHSTAGEACAHGHYFVSSQRDSGPERAVGYWATGPFHLPQLLDPRLKQVAFGEAHDPAGTMQSAGVLDVRRGLSGQAAYPVRFPAPGTVTPFREAARHEWPDPLPACRYRAPAGAPIARLAGPGVAVSAGALKVDGQPVAACLLTS, from the coding sequence ATGCCCCCACAATCGCCACCATCCAGGCCGGAAGCTGCCGACGACCTCCCTCTCACTTCACTGCAGAAGGGACCACATGCGGCCCTGGTCAGCCTGAACGCTGTCCGGGCCCTGGCCCTGTTACCACCTGTCGGCTGGCAGGACGAATGGGCCGCGCAGTGCTCAGCACATGCCCGCTATCTGGTTCGTGCAGACCGTGCCGAGCACCGCCAGGATCCCGCCAATCCCCACCACTCAACGGCCGGCGAAGCCTGCGCACATGGCCACTATTTCGTGTCGTCACAACGTGACTCCGGACCGGAGCGCGCCGTGGGGTACTGGGCCACCGGACCGTTTCACCTGCCTCAGCTGCTCGACCCCCGCCTGAAACAGGTTGCCTTCGGCGAGGCCCATGACCCGGCCGGAACCATGCAGTCAGCCGGGGTGCTGGATGTGAGGCGGGGGCTTTCCGGACAGGCCGCGTATCCGGTTCGTTTCCCGGCACCTGGGACTGTCACGCCTTTTCGGGAAGCAGCCCGGCACGAGTGGCCGGATCCACTGCCCGCCTGCCGGTACCGTGCACCTGCCGGGGCGCCGATTGCGCGGCTTGCGGGACCCGGAGTAGCGGTGTCGGCTGGGGCCCTCAAGGTGGACGGGCAGCCCGTGGCTGCGTGTCTGCTGACCTCATAG
- the proS gene encoding proline--tRNA ligase — protein sequence MTQDGGKKDNKGAQGKAAQYGVTPQSVDFNDWYNEVVKKADLADNSPVAGAMVVRPYGSALWENIVRWLDDRFKATGHESLVFPTLIPMGFIMKEADHVEGFAPELFTVSKIGTEELAEPYVMRPTSETIIGHMWSGWLNSYRDLPFLHYQWGSVFRAELRTKAFLRTSEFFWHEGHTAHADEPEARGEVRQMLDIYHEFCRDVLALPVVRGEKTASERFAGAVATYSIEGMMRDGKALQSGTSHYLGQNFSRAFDVKFQTREQKEEYAHTTSWAISSRIIGAIIMTHGDDFGLIMPPRIAPIQVVVIPVGRKDNFDAMVQEAEQLAGELRALGLRVKVDKRDGVTNGFKYNDWELKGVPVRIELGPRDLEQGVVVVKGRNSEEKETLERAEAVSGMTARLDGIHDWLLERATSFMLEHTLPADTYDAFQEAIEAGNWVRAYHCAQPECEKAIKDDTKATTRNVPLDDAEFFNEQGEGQCVKCGQPSAYGKRVIFGRQY from the coding sequence ATGACTCAAGACGGCGGGAAAAAGGACAACAAGGGGGCGCAGGGCAAGGCTGCCCAGTACGGCGTGACGCCCCAGAGCGTGGATTTCAACGACTGGTACAACGAAGTCGTGAAAAAGGCCGATCTGGCCGACAACAGCCCCGTGGCGGGCGCCATGGTCGTGCGGCCGTACGGCTCGGCGCTATGGGAGAACATCGTGCGCTGGCTCGACGACCGCTTCAAAGCGACCGGGCACGAGTCGCTGGTCTTCCCCACCCTGATCCCCATGGGCTTCATCATGAAAGAGGCAGACCACGTCGAGGGCTTCGCACCTGAACTCTTCACGGTCAGCAAAATCGGCACCGAGGAACTGGCCGAGCCTTACGTGATGCGCCCCACCAGTGAGACCATCATCGGGCACATGTGGAGCGGCTGGCTCAACAGCTACCGCGACCTGCCCTTCTTGCACTACCAATGGGGCAGTGTGTTCCGCGCCGAGCTGCGCACCAAGGCATTTTTGCGCACCAGCGAGTTCTTCTGGCACGAGGGCCACACCGCACACGCCGATGAGCCCGAAGCGCGCGGCGAAGTCCGGCAGATGCTCGACATCTACCACGAGTTCTGCCGTGACGTGCTGGCCCTGCCCGTGGTCCGCGGCGAGAAAACGGCCAGTGAGCGCTTTGCCGGTGCGGTCGCCACCTACTCCATCGAAGGCATGATGCGCGACGGCAAGGCGCTGCAGTCGGGAACCTCACACTACCTGGGCCAGAACTTCAGCCGGGCCTTCGACGTAAAATTCCAGACCCGCGAGCAGAAGGAAGAGTACGCGCACACCACCTCCTGGGCCATTTCCAGCCGCATCATCGGGGCGATCATCATGACGCACGGTGACGATTTCGGCCTGATCATGCCCCCCCGCATCGCACCCATTCAGGTGGTCGTGATTCCCGTGGGCCGCAAGGACAACTTTGACGCCATGGTCCAGGAAGCCGAGCAGCTGGCCGGGGAGCTGCGTGCGCTGGGCCTGCGCGTGAAGGTGGACAAGCGCGACGGTGTGACCAACGGGTTCAAGTACAACGACTGGGAACTCAAGGGCGTGCCCGTGCGCATCGAACTGGGGCCGCGCGACCTGGAACAGGGCGTGGTCGTGGTTAAGGGGCGCAACAGCGAGGAGAAGGAAACTCTGGAGCGCGCGGAAGCCGTCTCTGGTATGACCGCGCGCCTGGACGGCATCCATGACTGGCTGCTGGAGCGCGCCACCAGCTTCATGCTTGAACACACCCTGCCGGCCGATACATACGACGCCTTCCAGGAAGCCATTGAGGCGGGCAACTGGGTACGCGCCTATCACTGCGCCCAGCCGGAATGCGAGAAAGCCATCAAGGACGACACCAAGGCGACTACCCGTAACGTGCCTCTGGACGACGCCGAATTCTTCAATGAGCAGGGCGAGGGCCAGTGCGTGAAGTGTGGTCAGCCCAGCGCATACGGCAAGCGCGTGATTTTTGGACGTCAGTACTGA
- a CDS encoding GAF domain-containing protein: protein MLSRKSNPTVHEEQRVSMLRSLNIMDTPKERSFDLIAEGLVQLYAVPMALVNFMDGTRQFCKASVGLELQSMPVTQSLCRYALAADDVLIIPDTRLDARSASHPFVIGQPELRFYAGVPIMTEGFRIGTVCILDTQPHAAGEFDLSALTYFAGMVAVTLQARKKNSRSGVDYPPYRVWRTRAEFN from the coding sequence ATGCTGTCTCGCAAGTCGAACCCCACTGTCCATGAAGAGCAGCGCGTCAGCATGCTCCGCAGCCTGAACATTATGGATACGCCCAAAGAACGGTCCTTTGATCTGATTGCCGAAGGGCTCGTTCAGCTGTACGCCGTGCCCATGGCACTCGTCAATTTCATGGACGGAACCCGTCAGTTCTGCAAGGCCAGCGTCGGACTGGAACTCCAGAGCATGCCGGTCACTCAGTCCCTGTGCCGCTACGCGCTGGCTGCCGACGATGTTCTGATCATTCCGGATACACGCCTGGATGCCCGCTCAGCTTCACATCCCTTCGTGATTGGACAGCCGGAACTTCGGTTTTATGCCGGAGTCCCCATCATGACCGAAGGCTTCCGGATCGGGACGGTCTGCATTCTTGATACCCAGCCCCATGCGGCAGGGGAATTCGACCTGTCTGCGCTGACCTATTTTGCAGGGATGGTGGCGGTCACCCTGCAGGCCCGTAAGAAGAATTCTCGCTCAGGAGTGGACTATCCCCCCTACCGGGTGTGGCGGACCAGGGCTGAGTTCAACTAA
- a CDS encoding alpha-amylase family glycosyl hydrolase, translating into MTPQDHTHDAHPLTPDWVKDAVFYQIFPDRFARSGRVTGLNLQPWGDTPHFNKYMGGDLWGVLERLDYIQSLGVNAIYFCPVFQSASNHRYHTHDYYQVDPMLGGNEALRALIDAAHARGIRVVLDGVFNHASRGFFQFNDLLEQGEDSAYRDWFHVEGWPLRPYDDSRPANYAAWWGNRALPKFNTSNAAVRDFLWDVAEHWIRFGIDGWRLDVPNEIDDDSFWQEFRRRVKALNPEAYIVGEIWGDAHRWLAGDQFDGVMNYHFTRPCLAFFGAETLDHAMNERSGTGLVAAMTAEAFGARMTEVTRMYHPEVVQAQLNLLDSHDTARYLSAVGGDASAHRLALTFLMTYVGAPCLYYGDEIGLPGGPDPDCRRAFPWNEGTWDHVTLNLTRKLTAARHASPALQRGGFRVTHACGQHLVFAREHSAGNAYVAMNCAPTPASLPVDAQPGKYCNVLSGQIITIAAQGEVDVPGRGAVVLLPV; encoded by the coding sequence ATGACCCCGCAGGACCATACGCATGACGCTCACCCTCTGACACCCGACTGGGTGAAGGACGCCGTGTTCTACCAGATCTTCCCGGACCGTTTTGCGCGCAGTGGCCGCGTCACCGGACTCAACCTGCAGCCCTGGGGAGATACGCCTCATTTCAACAAGTACATGGGAGGCGACCTGTGGGGCGTACTGGAGCGGCTGGATTACATCCAGAGTCTGGGCGTCAACGCCATCTACTTCTGCCCGGTCTTTCAGTCGGCCAGCAACCACCGGTACCACACCCATGACTACTATCAGGTCGACCCCATGCTGGGGGGCAACGAGGCGCTCCGGGCGCTGATCGATGCGGCCCACGCCCGCGGTATCCGGGTGGTGCTTGACGGTGTGTTCAACCATGCCAGCCGTGGCTTTTTCCAGTTCAACGACCTGCTGGAACAGGGCGAGGACAGTGCCTACCGCGACTGGTTTCACGTTGAAGGCTGGCCGCTGCGCCCGTACGACGATTCCCGTCCGGCCAACTACGCGGCGTGGTGGGGCAACCGCGCGCTTCCCAAGTTCAACACCAGCAATGCGGCCGTGCGGGATTTCCTGTGGGACGTGGCCGAGCACTGGATCCGTTTCGGGATTGACGGCTGGCGACTGGACGTGCCCAACGAGATTGACGACGACAGCTTCTGGCAGGAGTTCCGCCGGCGGGTCAAGGCCCTGAACCCCGAAGCCTACATTGTCGGGGAGATCTGGGGCGACGCCCACCGCTGGCTGGCTGGCGATCAGTTCGACGGGGTCATGAATTACCACTTCACGCGCCCATGCTTGGCTTTTTTTGGTGCTGAAACCCTGGATCATGCCATGAACGAGCGCAGCGGCACCGGTCTGGTTGCCGCGATGACCGCCGAGGCTTTCGGGGCGCGCATGACCGAAGTGACGCGTATGTATCACCCGGAAGTGGTGCAGGCACAGCTGAATCTGCTCGACTCCCACGACACGGCCCGGTACCTGAGCGCGGTGGGCGGGGACGCCAGTGCCCACCGGCTGGCCCTGACATTCCTGATGACCTATGTAGGCGCCCCATGCCTGTACTACGGTGACGAAATCGGCCTTCCTGGCGGACCTGACCCGGACTGCCGGCGGGCTTTTCCGTGGAACGAAGGCACCTGGGACCACGTGACCCTGAACCTGACGCGTAAGCTGACTGCTGCGCGCCACGCCAGCCCGGCCCTACAACGTGGCGGCTTCCGGGTCACGCACGCCTGCGGCCAGCATCTGGTATTCGCACGTGAGCACAGCGCAGGCAACGCTTACGTGGCCATGAACTGCGCGCCCACCCCAGCCAGCCTGCCGGTCGATGCACAGCCCGGAAAGTACTGCAATGTCCTCAGCGGCCAGATCATCACGATCGCGGCTCAGGGTGAGGTCGATGTTCCCGGCCGTGGGGCCGTGGTGCTCCTGCCTGTGTGA
- a CDS encoding alpha-amylase family protein produces the protein MLHTELASRLRTAFDDDRDAGTFLLRLERYGADLVESLEQVYGDQAPALLDGLIEVMLHAFHNRPADLRRLDEARLLRPDWLQSPDMIGYVAYTDRFAGDLQGVRGKLDYLRGLSVKYLHLMPLLKPRDGENDGGYAVQDYRSVRSDLGSMDDLSALARDLRGQGISLVLDLVLNHVAREHEWAEKARAGDPHYKAYFHIYPDRTQPDAFEATLPEVFPDFAPGNFTWDEAAGGWVWTTFNTYQWDVNWSNPDVFREFLDIILYLANRGVEVFRLDAIAFIWKRLGTDSQNQPEVHWLTRALRAATRIVAPAVAFKAEAIVAPAQLIHYLGSRAHHGKVSDMAYHNSLMVQLWSSLASRDTTLFREALQAFPPKPATATWGLYARCHDDIGWAISDEDATRAGLDGDAHRRFLSDFYSGTFPGTFARGMVFQYNPATGDRRISGMAASLAGLEAALETGDEVGISTSIARLRMLHAVVLGFGGVPLVYMGDELAMLNDYSFEWVPEHAADNRWVHRPLMDWALAEQARDDVNSPAGRMYAWLQKLVQARAATPHLHASVESRAVHSPDNRVLLLRRDHPMGVMLGVYNFSHEDVSFPTWALREHLGEQAEDRLSGGRLTFARPTLRLEPYRAMWLTEL, from the coding sequence ATGTTGCACACGGAACTGGCCTCGCGGTTGCGCACCGCCTTTGACGACGACCGTGACGCGGGTACCTTTCTGCTGCGTCTCGAACGCTATGGCGCCGATCTGGTCGAGAGCCTGGAGCAGGTCTACGGTGATCAGGCCCCCGCGCTGCTCGACGGGCTGATTGAAGTTATGTTGCATGCGTTTCATAACCGGCCAGCGGACCTGCGCCGCCTTGACGAGGCTCGGCTGCTGCGTCCGGACTGGCTGCAGAGCCCGGACATGATCGGCTATGTGGCCTACACGGACCGTTTCGCCGGAGACCTGCAGGGGGTACGCGGCAAGCTCGACTATCTGCGTGGCCTGAGTGTGAAGTATCTGCACCTGATGCCGCTGCTCAAGCCCCGTGACGGCGAGAATGACGGAGGCTATGCCGTGCAGGACTACCGCTCGGTGCGGTCTGACCTGGGCAGCATGGACGACCTCTCGGCGCTGGCCCGCGACCTGCGGGGCCAGGGAATCAGCCTGGTGCTGGACCTGGTGCTCAACCATGTGGCCCGTGAACACGAATGGGCCGAGAAAGCGCGTGCCGGTGATCCCCACTACAAGGCGTACTTCCATATCTACCCTGACCGCACCCAACCTGACGCTTTTGAGGCCACGCTGCCGGAAGTCTTTCCGGACTTCGCCCCCGGAAACTTCACCTGGGACGAGGCGGCCGGCGGCTGGGTGTGGACCACCTTCAACACCTATCAGTGGGACGTGAACTGGTCAAACCCGGACGTGTTCCGTGAGTTCCTGGACATCATCCTGTACCTGGCCAACCGGGGTGTAGAAGTGTTCCGCCTCGACGCCATCGCCTTTATCTGGAAGCGGCTGGGGACCGACAGTCAGAACCAGCCGGAAGTGCACTGGCTGACCCGCGCCCTGCGCGCTGCTACCCGCATCGTGGCGCCCGCCGTGGCTTTCAAGGCCGAGGCCATCGTGGCTCCCGCGCAGCTGATTCATTACCTGGGCAGCCGGGCGCACCACGGCAAGGTCAGCGACATGGCCTACCACAACAGCCTGATGGTGCAGCTGTGGAGCAGCCTCGCCTCACGCGATACCACGCTGTTCCGGGAGGCCCTGCAGGCCTTTCCTCCCAAACCCGCCACTGCCACTTGGGGCCTATACGCCCGGTGCCACGACGACATTGGCTGGGCCATCAGCGATGAGGACGCCACCCGCGCCGGCCTGGACGGAGACGCGCACCGCCGCTTTCTGAGCGACTTTTACAGCGGCACCTTCCCGGGCACTTTTGCGCGCGGCATGGTGTTTCAGTACAACCCGGCCACCGGCGACCGGCGCATCAGTGGCATGGCGGCCAGTCTCGCCGGACTGGAAGCGGCGCTGGAGACCGGGGACGAGGTCGGTATCAGCACTTCCATTGCCCGCCTGCGGATGCTGCACGCCGTGGTGCTGGGCTTTGGAGGCGTACCGCTGGTGTACATGGGGGACGAACTGGCCATGCTCAACGACTACAGTTTCGAGTGGGTGCCCGAGCATGCCGCCGACAACCGCTGGGTGCACCGCCCGCTGATGGACTGGGCCCTGGCCGAGCAGGCCCGGGACGACGTCAACAGCCCGGCCGGGCGCATGTATGCCTGGCTGCAGAAGCTGGTGCAGGCGCGTGCTGCAACGCCCCATCTGCATGCCAGCGTGGAAAGCCGGGCCGTTCACAGCCCAGACAACCGCGTGCTGCTGCTGCGCCGCGACCACCCCATGGGAGTCATGCTGGGGGTCTACAACTTCAGCCATGAGGACGTGAGCTTCCCCACCTGGGCTCTGCGGGAGCACCTGGGTGAGCAGGCCGAGGACCGCCTGAGTGGCGGGCGCCTGACGTTCGCGCGCCCCACACTGCGCTTGGAGCCCTACCGGGCGATGTGGCTCACCGAACTCTGA
- a CDS encoding FKBP-type peptidyl-prolyl cis-trans isomerase produces MNITQDKVVELDYKLTVDGEVIDQSEPGEPLTYLHGHSNIIPGLEKALEGKTAGDVLQVTVQPEEGYGERDEDNTDELDRADFDDDIEVGATYYAQSEDGSVIPFTVLTVDGEKVTVDFNPPLAGMTLNFDVKVLTVRDATSEELDHGHAHAAGAHDHE; encoded by the coding sequence ATGAACATCACCCAGGACAAGGTTGTTGAACTCGATTACAAGCTCACCGTAGACGGCGAGGTTATCGACCAGAGCGAACCCGGCGAGCCCCTGACCTACCTGCATGGTCACAGCAACATTATTCCAGGACTGGAAAAGGCCCTGGAAGGCAAAACTGCCGGTGACGTCCTGCAGGTCACCGTGCAGCCGGAAGAAGGCTACGGCGAGCGTGACGAGGACAACACCGACGAACTCGACCGCGCAGATTTCGATGACGACATCGAAGTCGGAGCCACCTACTACGCTCAGTCCGAAGACGGCAGCGTCATTCCCTTCACGGTGTTGACGGTAGACGGCGAGAAGGTCACGGTGGACTTCAATCCCCCGCTGGCCGGCATGACCCTGAACTTCGATGTGAAGGTCCTGACAGTGCGTGACGCCACCAGCGAGGAGCTCGA
- a CDS encoding HD domain-containing protein has translation MFRRRPPLPPFPPSALLVGGAARDWLRGVAPKDFDWAVPDPAAAAAQLAQETGGAVFPLDEVRGYWRVHAPGEIQHDFVPLPAEVTADLLRRDFTVNALALTADRQVLDPAQGQQDLRTKQLRMVSADNLWADPLRVWRAARFEVTLRFRLEAETERTVREVTTALASGRLSMPAAERIRDELHALLSHPNSALGIQRLEDLGLLSLTMPELREGRGMLQGGFHHLDVFDHGVEALHQLLARRPDADLPLRWATLLHDVGKPRTRATDPDTGRTSFHGHDRLGAELTSAVLTRLKLPAGDVRRAAALVGAHMVPLPATEREARRFVHRRRELLPDLLSLMLADREAARGPMSSPASRRAYAQGMDRVLAALEEQPAPPPPLLSGQEVMALLNTGPGPRVGEALRAVAEAAALGEVRSAQEARDFLSAWSRHAP, from the coding sequence ATGTTCCGCCGTCGCCCGCCCCTGCCTCCATTCCCACCCAGCGCGCTGCTGGTTGGTGGCGCGGCGCGTGACTGGCTTCGTGGCGTCGCTCCCAAGGACTTTGACTGGGCCGTGCCGGACCCGGCCGCGGCTGCGGCGCAGCTTGCCCAGGAAACCGGTGGAGCCGTCTTCCCCCTGGATGAGGTCCGCGGGTACTGGCGGGTACATGCCCCAGGCGAAATCCAGCATGATTTCGTGCCGCTTCCCGCAGAGGTCACGGCGGATCTGCTCCGGCGTGATTTCACTGTCAACGCACTGGCCCTGACAGCCGACCGGCAGGTGCTGGATCCAGCCCAGGGTCAGCAGGACCTGCGGACAAAGCAGCTGCGCATGGTTTCAGCAGACAACCTGTGGGCCGATCCCCTACGGGTATGGCGCGCGGCGCGGTTCGAGGTCACCCTGCGGTTCCGTCTGGAAGCCGAAACCGAGAGGACGGTGCGCGAGGTCACCACCGCCCTGGCATCTGGGCGCCTTTCGATGCCGGCCGCAGAGCGGATCCGTGACGAACTTCACGCCCTGCTTTCCCATCCGAACTCAGCACTGGGTATCCAGAGACTGGAAGACCTGGGGCTGCTGAGCCTGACCATGCCTGAACTGCGCGAAGGGCGCGGAATGCTCCAGGGCGGGTTCCATCACCTGGATGTGTTCGATCATGGTGTCGAAGCCCTGCATCAGCTGCTGGCCCGGCGCCCGGACGCAGACCTGCCGCTGCGGTGGGCCACCCTGCTGCACGATGTGGGCAAGCCACGGACTCGGGCCACCGACCCCGACACAGGCCGCACCTCTTTTCACGGGCATGACAGGTTGGGCGCTGAGCTGACCAGCGCGGTCCTGACCCGGTTGAAACTGCCAGCCGGGGACGTGCGGCGGGCCGCTGCGCTGGTGGGCGCACATATGGTGCCGCTGCCAGCCACGGAGCGCGAGGCAAGGCGCTTCGTTCACAGGCGGCGCGAGCTGTTGCCTGACCTTCTGAGCCTCATGCTGGCTGACCGCGAGGCGGCCCGTGGACCTATGAGCAGCCCGGCCAGCCGCCGGGCCTACGCGCAGGGCATGGACCGGGTGCTGGCGGCCCTGGAGGAGCAGCCTGCACCGCCGCCACCTCTGCTGAGCGGCCAGGAGGTCATGGCCCTGCTGAATACGGGTCCCGGTCCGCGCGTCGGAGAGGCGCTCCGGGCCGTGGCCGAGGCCGCCGCTCTGGGGGAGGTACGCAGCGCCCAGGAAGCGCGGGACTTTCTGTCTGCCTGGAGCAGACATGCGCCGTGA